Part of the Panicum virgatum strain AP13 chromosome 4N, P.virgatum_v5, whole genome shotgun sequence genome is shown below.
ATATCCTCATACCTAATTGACCTAAAGGCTTTGTGCTGCagcaaataaataaaacaaagaaaataaacaaCCTTTTCAATGCTGTAGTGTCTCCTAAAATTGGTACGCTGCTCGATACGTTGTTGGGTACTTAGCTTTATGGGCTGACTTTATACAATCCGTTGTTTCACAAGCTGCCATTGCTATGCAGAGCTGGCGCTGATGCTTATCTGCAACTTGGCTGTGCCTCAGCGTATGgtcaaaatgaaagttgtttgaAACGCAATTTAGAGTTACAAACTATACTATTATTTAGGTCATGATAAATAGTAAACTTAAAAGAATGTGCCTTGTTATTTTGTCCATATCTTTGTAGGAGAATTTTCAAGGCCAATGACAATTACTATTTTAGTGCAGATCCTTAAGAGTGGGCATTTACTACTTTCATCAAAAGGTACGGTTTCCTTCAAATATGTATGATAAGGCATtgtaggaaagtaggatgcgtataatgcggTCGATGTATTGCTTGAGCCCCTTGGGCTgattatataggagtacatggcttggagggcaactAGCCTCTCCTAGGGATAAGGAAAgttatcccgggattacaatcaatcctaaactaaccatatccggagttgcctaatatactctaacaggcATAATTTTGTGTTCTCCTTTCTCTCCTCTAATATCTTAAATAGCTTGCCATCACTTTTTTAGTGCCTAACGTTGACAGTTTGTTTAAGTTTTTCTGCCCTACTTAGTAACATTTTATATCTGATCACCTTTAATTTTGAGTTAAAATATTACATATTAAATCTGCTATATACAGGAATTGGATGGACATCATGGAAAAAGCGCTGGTTTGTTCTTACAAGGGCATCGTTAGTGTTCTTCAGAAGCGACCCTGTAAGATATATTGTGCCCATATATTGCACTATTTCCTTGGATGTTGTTCCTTTTTCTTTATGTTATACTGTTGGATACCTGTACCTTTTTGTGTTTATTTACATCATTATTCATACGTCTGCTCTCTGTGATATCCTATTCATATGTTTGAGGTAGAATCAATTTTCTTGCAATGAAAAACACTAAAGAAACTTTAGCAGTGCTAATTCGCTTCTCATGTGGAGATCCAAGTCTCCTAGTAGATACAGTCCCAAatcactataaaaatataaaccTGCACTTTGTCAATGAGAATGTACTGCCTCAAGTCTTATTTATGTTACCTTGTTAGTCACTACTTATGATGACTGGAGTTGTTGTATCTGCTAGACCGACTGAGTTCTGTTTTTACTGGGTCCTCTGGATACAGTAATACCATGATCATCTATTAAAATCTACATGCAGAGCTACTTGTGATAATAGCATTTTATTGCTCAGATACCTCTATAAATATCAAATTAACATGACTCTGCTGTGTCTAGATCAGAATGCAATTAACATTCCCTACAAATTTTACGAGGGGAAACATTCTGGTGGGACTAGTGGTGAAGTGTGATAAATTTTTATCCTACTAGTCGTATACCAAAAGTTGCACGaaatagttttcaaaaaaagttGCACGAAACAAAAGTTAAGGCTACTTTTGAATGTCACTGAGACAGTTTTCGGTTTTCCTAAAGCACAGACATGATTAAAGTATGATTGCTAAAGCTTGTATTTCTGTGATTATTTTTCAAGTTTGGTTTCTTAACATACAAAACAAAGCACATTTTAAGGAAAAAATTAAGCTGATCTGCTTAGGTGGGCACACCGTGGTTACTCCTAATAATGTGCTTTAATTTCAGAATGTGCCCCCTCCAAGAGGAGCTGAACCAATTGTCACACTTGGTGGAATCGACTTGAATAGCTCCGGAAGGTATGCATCGAAAGCCAAGACTTCAACAAAGGGTTGATGATTCTTCAACACTAACTGATAAGTTTATAATCTTGTGGAATGCTCAAGTGTTGTCGTCAAAGAAGAAAGGAAACTTCTGACAGTATTATTTCCTGATGGCCGTGATGGACGGACTTTCACTCTGAAGGTTAGTTGTCCACTTCATACAGTTTCCAGCATATCACTTTTGGTGTTCCATGTGGGGTTGGTTGTGTGTGCAGTTTGCACAACTGACTGTGGCTGGCAGTGATTGGTGAAGCAGTAGCAGTAATGGTTAGATTGAGGGGGCAGCCATGCTAGCTGCAGTTCGGTAGTCCCATAGGGGCTTGCAGGGTTCTGCCCTGTGTTTACAAAGTGGCCCATTTTTTATCCATTATGCAGGTATCATATTATGAATTGATGGTATGAATTTTCACCAAGCAGGCCGAAACCATAGAAGACCTTAATGAGTGGAGAAGTGCATTGGAAAATGCTCTAGCGCAAGCACCAAGTGTAGCAAATACAACAGGGCAAAATCCAATATTCAGCACTGATGTAGCGGCAGAACCTGCTGAAGCTCCAGCTGAACAGTGTAAGCCGTGTTGTCTATTATCATTCAATGAGCGTCTTGTATTTCATAGAAATTTGGGGTTATATAGTCCTTACGTAAGGGCCCGCCTATCCAACTTTCGGGCATTAAGATTATCATAAGAAATTCCCACCATTTGATATGTTAGAACTTTTTAATATGCCTTCATCTCTTACAAATTGTAGAATGGAACTCCTGCATTTTCTGAGACCTGATACTTTCAATTTCCTTCTTTTCATTCTTTTTGTCTCATTATTCAATGAAAGCCAGCTTGATTTCATAATATCATTCTTGTGATAAAAGGGAAAGGATTGAAAATGTCAAGATTTTCAATTATGAAATTATTAAAAGTACTTGAAAAGTGGCTCGAATACATGGCAGTGCGCCAGTGCGATGCTCTCCTTCATGCCGTTTGTCCTATGTGTATGATTTAcagttctatttttttttttctcgaacgcgcaGGAGAACTGTGCGTCGTTGTATTAATAGATAGAAAGAACGGTCCAGAATAGAATGCTGAATCCACGGCTTGGATTAGTTTTTCGTTACATTCACGCCTAAAGAGATGTAAACAACCACACACACTGTGCCTAGATTTACAGTTCTATTGAATGCTAACATAAACTTATATACGATTATACGAACTGGGCATAACTCGGTGGAAGGTGTGGGTGTACATGCCTACCACCCATATTTTAGTCTTCTTCAGCTCGAATTTGTGTGCCTATTTCTTATTTATGATGCAACCTAGTTCCTCCTAGGTTACGAGTTGTTTAATAACATAAACTCTATACTCATGCTTCAACATAGATGCACCTAGTAGAACTTAGTCtatttaggccttgtttagatcccaaaattttacacccaaaaacgtcatatcgaatgtttggacacatgcatggaatactaaataaaatctatttgcaaaattttttgtacggatgggttgtaaatcgcgagatgaatctaatgagcctacttaattcatgatttgcaacagtgatgctacagtaaccatccgctaactatgaattaatcatggattaactaGACTCATTAGAtacgtctcgcgatttacaatccatctgtgcaaaaagttttgtaaatagactttatttagtgctCCGAAATAATAAGATTCTCTTCCAAAAATTTACGCCAAaaagatctaaacacacccttatttTGCGCATTTTGGCCGATACGCACAACATATATTTGCTTGCATATTAAATTTAGATATTTCATCCTATTTGCATCAGGAGCTTTTGTCACCCAATCTTTCTTCTTATCAGAGCTAATTTTCTTGAGTAAACAGTATCTTTCTTATCCAACTTTCTTCTCACTTGTTTTTGGGGGGAGGGATGGACTCCTTACATTTCATTATGCTAAGCAAGTTCAGTTGTTTGTCTTGCAGCGGAGGACAGTTCTGTTATTGGCAGACCTGCAGAATTTGCACTTGTCGATGCAGATGGCAGCCCGTCATTTCTGGAAAAGGCCCTGAAGTTCATTGAAGATCATGGTAATTATTTCTGCTTATTGAATTCAGTACACAAtcttgaaaaaaatttgaattatgGTGAGCACAAGCACGAATGCCTTGttatcacacacacacacacacaaaaaaaacttTATCTGTAGGGGTCAAGGTAGAAGGGATCCTACGCCAGTCTGCTGACGTTGAAGAAGTCAAACGCCGAGTTCGGGATTATGAAAAGGGTGATTTCTTTTTACTAAACCTCTTATTTTGTTATCTAGGATAACTATGTTTGGTGTGTGGCAGTGTATAGTTAAATTGATAAAATGATCTGTTTCTTTTCTCTATGTCTTCATAAAGATAGTTTATGTCGGTCGTAATAATGTGCAGGAGTTGTATTTTTGTCTGCTTTGACTTCTTTAACATATTCTTAACTTTATTTCTTAGGGAAAAACGAATTCTCCCCAGAAGAGGATTCACACGTTATTGGTGACTGTATTAAGGTATTTATTTGGAAAGTGTTGGTTATAATCTCATAGAACGCATTTTACTTTGATGGTATGCTTGTCACTAATATATGTTTGGTTGTCGTTTGATACAGTATGTTCTTCGAGAGATGCCATCATCTCCAGTTCCTGCATCATGTTGCACTGCCCTGGTTAAAGCATACCGTAAGATTAATTTGGAACTTTCTTTATGCATTCTGTCTTCTTGTATTTCTGAATTGAGGAAACCTATATATAACCTCTGCCATAAAGTAAGTACAAATAAATTAAATCAATATGTGCCCTTATCCGCAGCATTCTGATGTGTTAGAATCATATGATGATCAAGACTAGTGGTTGTACAGGAACTGACAAGACAAGAAGACTTGATGAGATAAGTAGAGTGATATATGAAGTTTTCCCAGAACCAAATCGACAGTTGCTGCAGAGGTATCTACCTTTTATTATATGCTTATATTATATTTTTCTTGTCAAAAGAACCTGGGTACTCAAAATATTAATGCTTGTGGTGTCGTATTCAGATTTTCATTCCTGGCAGAGGTTCTCACCCGCTGACATCATTATAGTATATTAACTTTGAGTTTATTATCCTTTACACCATAGCAACATCCAACGAATGGGCTCCACACTCATCAGGTTTCTTTCAGGATTCTTAAGATGATGCAAATTGTTGGGTCGCACAAAGCTGTGAATAGGATGTCTCAATCTGCTTTGGCGGCTTGCATGGCACCACTCCTTCTCCGACCTCTTCTTCTTGGTGAATGTGAAATCGACAATGACTTCAGTATGGGAGGGGATGGTTCATTCCAGCTACTTCaagctgctgcagctgcaaATCATGCACAAGCTATTGTTATCATTATGATGGAGCAATTTGATCAGATATTTGATGTATCCTCTTTTtacttctccttttccttttgtttagtCAAGCTCCATTTGAAGTAATACCACACTCAGTTGTTCATGAGTTAATATTCAACTGATTATCATGCAGGACTTGGAAGAAGGTTCCTGTTCTTCAGACGCTTATACGGagtctgatgatgatgatgttgatAAGGAGTATTCCACAGATAATGACATCCATGACGATGATGGTTCTTATGATTCTGGTGAAGATGACATTGAAGAAGACTTGGATGACAATAGTGAGCACTACTCTGATGGCAGTGCACATGATAGTAAAACCAACGCTAATGTCAAGGATGACAAGGTACTTCAATTGATCATTCATCATTGTATCGATTCCAAAACGTTGTAGATGAGGCATTCTCCATGCTGGTATCTGATGGTCCTTCAAGACAGATGTTACTTCTTTGTGGCCTTTCATAATATGCTTCAACTTTCACCATGCTATTTGTAGGAGGAAAtgatggcttgtattcctccaaccctagaagggtgggtatatataatacctatacatgggcatctagatgggcctctatacacatgggctcaatatactccaacaccccccccccctcccccgcagtctgaactaccggcgcagcggtgttcaagactggacaacaagaaagctagcaccccccgcagtctgaactaccgacgcagcggtgttcaagactggacaagaagagagaacaaagggcaaatacccccccccccccccccccccgcagccacaactagccaccggctacgttgaggctggatcgaaactccgagaaggtcgaggagggcagccccttggcgaagatgtcagcaaactgggaggtagtcggtacatggagtacccgaacatcgccgattgcgactctgtcgcgcacgaagtgtaagttgatctccacgtgcttcgtccgctgatgctggacggggttggtggagagatacacggcgctgacgttgtcgcagtagacgagcgtgctcttggtgagcgggctgtggagctccgccaagagctgtcgtagccaggaggCCTCCGCTACGCCGTTAGCGACGGCACGGTACTCCGcatcggcactggagcgggagacaaccggctgtcgcttggacgaccaggagaccaggttgccgcccaggaagacggcgtagccggaggtggagcgacgagtgtccgggcagccagcccagtcagcgtcggtgtagaccaccagctcagcagaggacgagcggtgaagtaccaggccgaggtccataGTGTCACGGACGTActggaggagacgcttcagcgccgcaaggtgtgactcccggggatcatgcatatggagacagacctgctgaacagcgtaggtgagatccggcctggtgaaggtgaggtactgcaaagcgccggccagactccggtaggcggtaggatcagccaccggagcacccagatcagcagacaggttcgcctgagtgtcgactggagtggagcagggcttgcaatcagtcattccagcccgctccagaatatcgagggcgtactgccgctggtgaaggagaagaccagacgggctaggctcaacagtgacgcccaagaagtggtggagctgaccgagatccttcatagcgaagtcctgctgcagagaggagatgacactctgaagcaactgcggactggaagctgtgagcacaatgtcgtcgacatatagcagcaaataggcagtctcatccccacggcggtagatgaagagagacatgtcagacttggcctcggtgaatcccagtgtcatcaagaacgtggcgaaccgagagtaccaagcccgaggagcctgcttcagtccatagagagacttgttgagccggcagaccatatgtggatgactcgagtccacaaatcccgctggctgagagcagtagacagtctctgtcaaagtgccgtgaagaaacgcattcttcatgtccagctggtgcacaggccaagagcgcgagagcgcaagcgaaaggaccgtgcgcaccgtagcgggcttcacgactgggctgaaggtctcataaTAATcaacaccaggccgctgagtgaacccccggagaacccaacgAGCCTTGTAgtgctccagtgtgccatcagcccgacgcttatgcgtccagatccacttcccagtcaccacattgcaaccagacggacgcggcacgaggtcccacgtctggttggcaagaagagccgcgtactcctcttccatcgtgcgacgccagtgaggatccgccaaggcgtcgcggacagaggagggtaccggagagacccgcggctctccctcggtggcggagagagtcgcggcctgagacgccatccgccgagtcaccatgggatggatatgctgAGGATCCCGATAgacgactggcgggtggtacacctccggctctgctcgagagggagccggaggaggcggcgacggctccgttgtcggcgtcgcaggagccaacggagcaggaggcggcgccggagtCGACGCGGAACGgcgctggtacacctgcaccggctcaacgtaccgccgcggcgccgaggTCGGCGCCttgcgacgccggtacacctgcaccggctgagcgtaccgcgcaggggCAGGGGAAGACactggggccgcgcgtggcgcgaccgcgggtaccggggccgcgctcgacgcagtagggatcaccggaaacggtgccggtgcgccgggaaaacctgcaagaaaaggacagacaggtaacggtggtgGAACCACCAGGTCAGTCGGAAACatagactccagctcggggtcaggagaaggtgtagaggaggtagagtaggggaaatccgactcgtcgaagacgacgtgtcgggagatcaagACGCGGCGagtggtgaggtcaaagcatcggtaccccttgtggtcaggggagtaaccgaggaacacacaacgagtcgagcggggcgccagcttgtgaggagcggtggcggaggtgttagggtaacacgcacacccgaagacccgaatgtggtcgtagcgaggaggggtaccgaaaagagcgtgttgtggagtgggagcaggagaagcagtggacggaagacggttgagcaagtaggtggcggtgtggaggctctcagcccagaagcgcacgacgtcgttcgtcgtgcgaatcatccactcagccttgccgttctgaggagaggtatacggacaagacatacgcagctgaacaccccgagacaggaagaaagaccgggaggtggagttatcgaactcccgcctgttgtcgcactggacggccttaacggtgaggccgaactgagtggacacccaggcaaagaagtggaggagggtgggggaAGCTCTCAGACTTGGCacgcaaaggaaacgtccaagagtagtgcgagaagtcatcgaccaccaccagatagtacttgtAGCCAGAGAGGCTGAGTACAGgggaggtccacaggtcacagtgaacaaggtcgaatgcatgcgtcgcatgcgaggaagaagaggaaaaagggagccgaacatgacgaccgagctggcacgcatggcagaggggctgagcagaagccctagtaccaggaacatcggtactacgaccgagctgagccagaacgtcgcgtccagggtgaccaagacgacggtgccaagtggtggaagacggcgtcgtggcaaaagcagcagaccaagacggccagggtgaagaagaagacgagagtggtgcagcggaagaagaaaggcaaagggtgtaaaggggccccgtgctgtcacaccggagtagcggacgccgggaggccgaatcctttacagtgaggccagaagaatcaaactcgatggaacaagaattgtcagctgtaaactgacgaatggaaagaaggttatgaaccatctgaggagcaacaaggacattgggaagacgaaaagaggaaggagcagaacccacggcggtgacaggaagacaagacccgtcaccaaccatgatggaagaaggacaagaggggtgtgggggtcgaacagaagagaggataccggcatgtggggtggtgtggaaggaggcacccgagtcggcgatccactcggtgcagaccggcggcgtcccccccatggtgctgaaggactgcgccagtgcggcctggtcccacccccaggccaggtcgactgctggctgggtggagcgggcggtGTCCAAAATGGCGtgaacaggggagcagcagcggcgagcatggccgccggctggggctgaggacgagggcCCCACCCCTGCGCGGTGGGCGCGACGGCCTGGGCCTGTGTGGCGGGCGCGGCAGCCTGCGCGGCagcgatggaggcggcggcccgcgtggcctgcgcggcgggcgcgacggctcGCACGGTGTGTGCGGCGTGCgcgacggcctgcgcggcggcgatggaggcggcggcccgcgcggcctgcgcggcgtgcgcggcgggcgcggcaggCGCGATGGCGGCCAcaaaggaggcggcggcggccaggtctGCGGGCGCGACGACCTGAgcctgcgcggcggcagcggcgcggacggcagcggcggcggcggcgggcgcagtTGTAGCCGCGCCCACGGCCACGTCCATGGCAGCGGCAGCATACGGCGCGTCGCCGGGAGGCATACCGAAGGCTAGCCAggacggaggaggagcagcggcggcgcgcgcagcggtgcccgcggcgcgcgcggcgtcggctgctgcggcggcgggcagctggGCCGGCGCGGCCGGGGCCATATGGGCCGCAGGAGGGACTGGCGGCCCAGGACGGATGAGGACCAGCGGCGGCCCAAGAAGGGGCGGCACATCTGCCCCACCCGCAGAGGAGCGTCCGCCACGACCACGGCAGAGGAGCAGAGGAGCGTCCACCACGGCCTCCACAGGTGCTGGAGCCGCGGCGACCAGgagcgcggccggcgccggtgaTGGGGCCGCAGCCCCCACATCGCACTCGCGCTTGGCGGCTAGGGCggtggcgcgctcgcgctcggcggctagggcggcggcggatccgggctCCGCGCCCTGGGGCCacgcggcgcgctcgcgctcagcGGCTagggcggcggatccgggcTCCCCACCCTGGGGCCACCTGCGCAGAGCCGGGAAGGGTGCCCCGCCGGCACCAGAGGCCGCGCTCGCGCCCAGgacggcagcagcggcgtccGGATCCAGAGAAGGAAGGGCGGACGCGCGCGGCACACGGTCCTGGGGCCACGCGTGCGGCGCAAGGGCaccggcagcggcgccggcggctgcgcCAGCTGCACCCCTCGGGTCCCCGGCGTCATGGACGCTGGAGGCGGCGGATCCAGTGGATTCAGTAGcagaggagggaaggagagggtaagaggaagggggaggaggTGCCAGCGGCTGGCGGCcagccatggcgccggcggcggcgccggcggcggcgccggcggcagcaccCAGGGCAGAGGAGCCCGCGcccagagcaggggaggagctCGCGCCCAGGACAGGGAAGCTCGCGCCCAGAGCAGAGGGAAAggaagagaaggggaggggaggaggagagggaagggaggggcggcgccggcggccagccggccatggaggcggcggcggcggcaaccatGAGAGCTAGGCTGATAGCAGAGGTAAACCTAgcctgataccatgtaggaggaaatgatggcttgtattcctccaaccctagaagtgtgggtatatataatacctatacatgggcctctagatggtcctctatacacatgggctcaatatactccaacactattatatatttatttcaatTTTCTGACTTCGCTAGATTATAGGCTAGCCAGTTCTTCTTCCTTTTAGCAAACATAGATTGGCTCCCTGGTTTATATGCTTTATTATCCATTAATATAGGTGCCTAAGTTATGTGTGTGGTCAAAATTTTCCGTATTTAAACAGTGGTATTTAAGATGGTTATATTTATAACTGCTTGTCTTTTATGGAGATTTTTAAGTGCTGCATACACCCAAACTGCTTTTGGGCCTTGCAACTATATTCTTACATGAGAAAACCTTGGTTACACTATGTTCTTGGATTATTGAAGAATAGTTTAGGTCATTGCTTCAAAGCACATATGAAGATGCAAATAATTAATCAACTCATATGGTGCAAATACAATTTTTTAAGAAATGCAGCTCTTATGCCTCTGACTTCAATTTTCTTGATTTATAGgttaaaaacaaaatttcagaaGCTGCAGGTAATGACAATAACCAGTCtgttcaaaaacaaaaatagaaaatggTGCATCAAGGGAAGATACTGATAAAAATTCTTCTACTGAATTAATTCATTTTCCACAAAAGTTGCGCAACCGGATGATACCTCTCAAATGAAGATCAATAGTCGATCACACCCGAAACAAGAAACATGTGGATCAAATGAATCTAAAGATCACATGGTAAAATCAAATTCTCGTTCATCATCTTCCAAAGAAAAATCTATGGAGAAATCAAGCAGCTCAGGACACAAGGGCAAAAGAACCCTATGGGGCCGTACTTCGGTAAGAGAAATTATTTTTGGTTTTTAATGTGGATAATCTTACAGGATTACTGGAATACTTGGTGTATAGGCAAGAAAAGACCTGTCAACGGAGGATATTGAATACTGCGGTGATGATGAGTAAGTAACCCTGCCCCTGATAGGCTGCTAGATGCGCTTGTATGTAACCTTGGCCTTTGGGCATATCCTATTTATTGATAGAGTTGCAAACATATATCCCTTGGAAGCACcagaatgttttttttttttttgcattccaTAATAGACAAACTTGCCATTTGCCATTCATTGGTTCAGATTTTTGTGAAGCTCCAGTTTACATGTTGTTAGAGAGTTGTATAGGCTGGCCCATGGGCCTTTGGTTGTGCCGGCCATATTGGCCTTTAGGGTTGGGGCGCCCGCACTGTCCAGGTGCGCCCCCACTAGGATTAGATCCGGTGATTAGGATAGGCAAGGATCCCCTGATAGGATATTTCCATATACCTAGGCATCCTTACCTATATGTACTTGTACTCGTGATTTGCACCCTAATCAATCCAATCCGATTCAGCCATACCTTCCTTCATGGTATCAAGAGACCGGGTCACCCCCGACCTCGCTTCCGCTAACCCTAGCGCGCGCTGACCTGCAGCCGCCCCCCTGCTTCGGTGTTCCCCGCCG
Proteins encoded:
- the LOC120669925 gene encoding rho GTPase-activating protein REN1-like, with product MSASEFRIPYQQVSSSQPAETANQFKTCRCGEGDTSETGDSPPTSCPSCQILKSGHLLLSSKGIGWTSWKKRWFVLTRASLVFFRSDPNVPPPRGAEPIVTLGGIDLNSSGSVVVKEERKLLTVLFPDGRDGRTFTLKAETIEDLNEWRSALENALAQAPSVANTTGQNPIFSTDVAAEPAEAPAEQSEDSSVIGRPAEFALVDADGSPSFLEKALKFIEDHGVKVEGILRQSADVEEVKRRVRDYEKGKNEFSPEEDSHVIGDCIKYVLREMPSSPVPASCCTALVKAYRTDKTRRLDEISRVIYEVFPEPNRQLLQRILKMMQIVGSHKAVNRMSQSALAACMAPLLLRPLLLGECEIDNDFSMGGDGSFQLLQAAAAANHAQAIVIIMMEQFDQIFDDLEEGSCSSDAYTESDDDDVDKEYSTDNDIHDDDGSYDSGEDDIEEDLDDNSEHYSDGSAHDSKTNANVKDDKVKNKISEAAVAQPDDTSQMKINSRSHPKQETCGSNESKDHMVKSNSRSSSSKEKSMEKSSSSGHKGKRTLWGRTSARKDLSTEDIEYCGDDETLIDKLESTKTDLQSKIAKEAKENAILQASLERRKEELRERRLALEKEVENLRDQLQKERNLRTSLESGVMDLRRGQVSLPSTVDSKTKADLEEVATAESDIMNLKQKVSDLRGQAGSQQLCCESCNKRLLSTDRICGTESSSVEASSAVGNDYASDVGDIEQSRKQTAQHSPSSTDKQGQEVVGSISQRAPQRMHSVAREGQDGSSSGSKWNFAQKQYSNSPLIWGLHGSSSAHSSGRLEESGGSAPATSFALAKLTNRLNFLKERRALLASEMQNLDLGRPPAAATATAGAPSAKSPSPKEPEKRKA